TCAGCACTTTAGACTGGAACTGTGTGATCCTTCCATAAGGCGGACGGAAAAGATCTGCATCTACATACCTGGCGGTTTCAAGTATGTCTTCGATGTATTTCGTATCGGACGTTTTCCAACCGTTGAGGTGATTGAAAGTATGGTTACCGGTGCGATGCCCTTCATCGAGTATCCGTTTGTACAATTCAGGATACTTCACCACATTTTTCCCGATACAGAAAAAAGTGGCCATGGCGTTCCATTGCTTCAGTGTGTCCAGCACATAAGGAGTGGCTTCGGGATGGGGACCATCATCAAAAGTGAGATAGAGTACTTTGTCCTGTTTCTTCACTGGTATTTTCCAGGTACAGCGGGGGTAGAGTTTGCGCAGCCACCACGGTGTTTTTACAAGGTAGTACATACTTGATAGTCTATATAACAAATGTACCTGATTTCGCCGGGATATGCCTGACTGTTATTCTCCAAAGCCGGTGATATGGATCACTCTTTTTTCGTGGGTATAGATCTTGCCATTCTTTTTCAGGTGTTCTTTCTGTTCTTCTTCACTGGTGAGTTTTGGAGCGAGATAACTTACAACTTTTTCATCGGTGACCGATGGCGTTTGTCCATGCAGGATAGCTTCTTCAATATAGCCATGCAACAGCGCATCGAGGGATGCATCAAAGAGTCCTTTGCCGGCAAAGATATCGCAGCCGATGATCCTGTTTCCACTGATGCAGATCATGCCCACCACACTTGTATCCTCTTTCATGAACTTATTGTGAAAGTATTGCTGGTACTCGTTTTGCGGAACCAGCATTTTTTTATCATGCCGCTGCGCCAGGTAAGCCAGCGAAGTAGAATGAAATCCATTTCCCTGCAATTGCCGGTCTATCTCCTTCCACACCAACACCTGGTTACTGGTAGTACCCAGCACCTTCCTCAGTTGGGTATTGGCATAGTTGTTATACACGAATTTCTTTTCCTTCTTGCTCCACCTGCCTTCTTCCACACACATCACCGGAACATACTGGTCTTTTTGGGCAGGCAACAGTATAGTGTCTTTGGTGATCATCCTGTCCTGCCTTCCTCCCATGATCACTTCACCGGAGCCTATGAAAACGGGAACGCCTGAATTGTTATTGATCCGCAGCCAGTGTACGTTCTCTGTTGCGGCGGTTC
This portion of the Pseudobacter ginsenosidimutans genome encodes:
- a CDS encoding ARPP-1 family domain-containing protein, which gives rise to MRKGLIILVLICCFATLRAQLTYETLEVDYDSAHSYKNLKIIPVRLKSGGSNGSREAIISLSQGIAAGTVVISERGTAATENVHWLRINNNSGVPVFIGSGEVIMGGRQDRMITKDTILLPAQKDQYVPVMCVEEGRWSKKEKKFVYNNYANTQLRKVLGTTSNQVLVWKEIDRQLQGNGFHSTSLAYLAQRHDKKMLVPQNEYQQYFHNKFMKEDTSVVGMICISGNRIIGCDIFAGKGLFDASLDALLHGYIEEAILHGQTPSVTDEKVVSYLAPKLTSEEEQKEHLKKNGKIYTHEKRVIHITGFGE
- a CDS encoding polysaccharide deacetylase family protein, with amino-acid sequence MYYLVKTPWWLRKLYPRCTWKIPVKKQDKVLYLTFDDGPHPEATPYVLDTLKQWNAMATFFCIGKNVVKYPELYKRILDEGHRTGNHTFNHLNGWKTSDTKYIEDILETARYVDADLFRPPYGRITQFQSKVLTGTDTYKQAGRKFRVIMWDVLSADFDKRITADRCAFNVTAKAEPGSIVVFHDSEKAFPRMREALPKVLHYFSEQGFRFETIPASNDGETVVS